Proteins encoded together in one Paracidovorax wautersii window:
- the aspS gene encoding aspartate--tRNA ligase produces MAMRSHYCGLVTEALLGETVTLSGWVNRRRDHGGVIFIDLRDREGYVQVVCDPDRAEMFKTAEGVRNEFCVQVKGLVRSRPEGTSNDSLKSGKIEVLCHELNVLNPSVTPPFQMDDENLSETTRLTHRVMDLRRPHMQRNMMLRYKTAIQVRNFLDKEGFIDIETPMLGKSTPEGARDYLVPSRVHDGQFFALPQSPQLYKQMLMVAGYDRYYQITKCFRDEDLRADRQPEFTQIDCETSFLNEEEIRAIFQRMITEVFQTQLGVDLGEFPIMTYQDAAFRFGSDKPDLRVKLEFTELTEVMKDVDFKVFSAPATTKGGRVVGLRVPGGAQISRGEIDAYTEFVKIYGAKGLAWIKVNEVAKGRDGLQSPIVKNLHDAAIAEILKRTGAQDGDLIFFGADKEKIVNDSIGALRLKVGHSEFGKKSGLFENRWAPLWVVDFPMFEHDEEEGRWTAVHHPFTSPKDGHEDLMDTDPGQCIAKAYDMVLNGWELGGGSVRIHRADVQSKVFSALKITPEDAQAKFGYLLDALQYGAPPHGGLAFGLDRLITLMTGAESIRDVIAFPKTQRAQDLLTQAPSPVDEKQLRELHIRLRNPDAVKAG; encoded by the coding sequence ATGGCCATGCGCTCCCACTACTGCGGTCTCGTGACCGAAGCCCTCCTGGGCGAAACCGTCACCCTGTCGGGCTGGGTGAACCGTCGCCGTGACCATGGCGGCGTGATCTTCATCGACCTTCGTGACCGTGAAGGCTATGTGCAGGTGGTCTGCGACCCCGATCGCGCCGAGATGTTCAAGACCGCCGAAGGCGTGCGCAACGAATTCTGCGTGCAGGTCAAGGGCCTGGTGCGTTCGCGCCCCGAGGGAACCAGCAACGACAGCCTCAAGAGCGGCAAGATCGAAGTGCTGTGCCACGAGCTGAACGTGCTGAACCCGTCCGTCACGCCGCCGTTCCAGATGGACGACGAGAACCTGTCGGAAACGACGCGCCTCACGCACCGCGTGATGGACCTGCGCCGCCCGCACATGCAGCGCAACATGATGCTGCGCTACAAGACGGCCATCCAGGTGCGCAACTTCCTGGACAAGGAAGGCTTCATCGACATCGAGACGCCCATGCTGGGCAAGAGCACGCCCGAAGGCGCGCGCGACTATCTGGTGCCCAGTCGCGTGCATGACGGCCAGTTCTTCGCGCTGCCCCAGTCGCCCCAGCTGTACAAGCAGATGCTGATGGTGGCCGGCTACGACCGCTACTACCAGATCACCAAGTGCTTCCGCGACGAAGACCTGCGCGCCGACCGCCAGCCTGAGTTCACGCAGATCGACTGCGAAACCTCGTTCCTGAACGAAGAAGAGATCCGCGCCATCTTCCAGCGCATGATCACCGAGGTGTTCCAGACCCAGCTGGGCGTGGACCTGGGCGAATTCCCCATCATGACCTACCAGGACGCGGCCTTCCGCTTCGGCTCCGACAAGCCCGACCTGCGCGTGAAGCTGGAATTCACCGAGCTCACGGAAGTGATGAAGGACGTGGACTTCAAGGTGTTCTCCGCGCCCGCCACCACCAAGGGCGGCCGCGTGGTCGGCCTGCGCGTGCCGGGCGGCGCACAGATCTCGCGGGGCGAGATCGATGCTTACACCGAATTCGTGAAGATCTATGGTGCCAAGGGCCTGGCCTGGATCAAGGTCAACGAAGTGGCCAAGGGCCGTGACGGCCTGCAGTCGCCCATCGTGAAGAATCTGCACGACGCAGCCATTGCCGAGATCCTGAAGCGCACGGGCGCGCAGGACGGCGACCTGATCTTCTTCGGCGCCGACAAGGAAAAGATCGTCAACGACTCCATCGGCGCGCTGCGCCTGAAGGTCGGCCACAGCGAATTCGGCAAGAAGAGCGGGCTGTTCGAGAACCGCTGGGCACCGCTGTGGGTCGTGGACTTCCCCATGTTCGAGCACGACGAGGAAGAGGGCCGCTGGACGGCTGTGCACCATCCCTTCACCAGCCCCAAGGACGGGCATGAGGATCTGATGGACACCGATCCGGGCCAGTGCATCGCCAAGGCCTATGACATGGTGCTCAACGGCTGGGAACTGGGCGGCGGCTCGGTGCGTATCCACCGGGCCGACGTGCAGAGCAAGGTGTTCTCGGCACTCAAGATCACGCCGGAAGACGCGCAAGCCAAGTTCGGCTACCTGCTGGACGCACTGCAATACGGTGCCCCTCCGCACGGCGGCTTGGCCTTTGGCCTGGACCGTTTGATCACGCTGATGACCGGTGCGGAGTCGATCCGGGACGTGATCGCCTTCCCCAAGACCCAGCGCGCCCAGGATCTGCTCACGCAGGCCCCCTCGCCCGTGGACGAAAAGCAGCTGCGCGAACTGCATATCCGTCTGCGCAATCCGGACGCTGTCAAGGCGGGCTGA
- a CDS encoding HIT family protein: MSVTTLGTAVSPVLPEAARGAPACPLCEADGGTLVWRGERLRVIRADEAGFPAFYRVVWGAHVAELSDLSDADRAHCLAAVCAVERALRSHLQPAKINLAALGNMVPHLHWHVIARFAWDSHFPAPVWAAALRERVPEHEAQVVARLPAAEKAMAEALGRLG, encoded by the coding sequence ATGTCGGTCACCACGCTCGGCACGGCCGTGTCCCCGGTGCTTCCCGAGGCGGCGCGCGGCGCCCCTGCCTGCCCGCTGTGCGAGGCGGATGGTGGCACGCTGGTCTGGCGCGGTGAGCGCCTGCGCGTGATCCGCGCCGACGAGGCGGGCTTCCCCGCCTTCTATCGCGTAGTGTGGGGCGCGCACGTGGCGGAACTCTCGGATCTGTCCGATGCCGATCGCGCGCACTGCCTGGCAGCGGTGTGTGCGGTCGAGCGCGCGCTGCGGTCCCATCTGCAGCCTGCCAAGATCAACCTGGCGGCCCTGGGCAACATGGTCCCGCACCTGCACTGGCACGTGATTGCGCGCTTTGCCTGGGACAGCCACTTCCCGGCGCCGGTGTGGGCCGCGGCGCTGCGCGAGCGTGTGCCGGAGCACGAGGCGCAGGTGGTGGCGCGGCTGCCCGCGGCCGAGAAGGCCATGGCCGAGGCGCTCGGCCGGCTGGGCTGA
- a CDS encoding DUF502 domain-containing protein — MSALRKWLFTGLLVIVPGVITAWVLNWIIGTLDQTLQILPGSWQPDRLLGFHIPGFGVLLTLAILLVVGALASNFAGRKLVEWGDALVSRIPVVRSIYSSVKQVSDTLFSESGNAFRTAVLVQWPREGVWTVAFITGAPSGEVAAYLRDEFVSVYVPTTPNPTGGYFVMLRKSDCVELDMSVDAALKYIVSMGVVTPPDTAIPSEPK; from the coding sequence ATGTCCGCTTTGCGCAAATGGCTGTTCACGGGCCTTCTGGTGATCGTCCCCGGCGTCATCACCGCCTGGGTCCTGAACTGGATCATCGGCACGCTGGACCAGACCTTGCAGATCCTGCCAGGCTCCTGGCAGCCCGACCGGCTGCTGGGCTTCCACATTCCCGGCTTCGGCGTGCTGCTCACGCTGGCCATCCTGCTGGTGGTGGGCGCATTGGCCAGCAACTTCGCGGGCCGCAAGCTGGTGGAGTGGGGCGATGCCCTGGTGAGCCGCATCCCCGTGGTGCGTTCCATCTACTCGAGCGTCAAGCAGGTGTCGGACACGCTGTTCTCTGAAAGCGGAAACGCCTTCCGTACGGCCGTGCTGGTGCAATGGCCGCGCGAAGGCGTGTGGACGGTGGCGTTCATCACGGGCGCACCCAGCGGCGAGGTGGCCGCGTACCTGCGCGACGAGTTCGTGAGCGTTTACGTTCCCACCACGCCCAACCCAACCGGGGGCTACTTCGTGATGCTGCGCAAGAGCGACTGCGTCGAACTGGACATGAGCGTGGACGCTGCGCTCAAGTACATTGTGTCGATGGGCGTGGTCACTCCGCCGGATACCGCCATCCCCTCCGAACCCAAGTGA
- a CDS encoding GGDEF domain-containing protein, producing the protein MSRRVTVVAAGVDLALLGLFTVLGSPLLAWLNVLSMAIYAAAYWLLLRRANLAALVLIWLEVTGHAALGTWLIGWDSGFHYYLLMFIPAITVSAGRQLRPALLLLALFLFYLGLHAVSQHFGAQAPLGARGLAVVHGFNVAVVFCMAAYTARFYYGTVRRAEEQLQAQAATDPLTGLSNRRNLIARAERSLADARLTGRSTALVIADIDHFKQINDRYGHDAGDQILVAIGALLLRASRAHDVVARWGGEEFLILLPDTSAEAAEALAERVRSAVAARSMHHAGVAIDATLSLGVTAVQPGEALSSAIARADRALYRSKDTGRDRVTLAGELS; encoded by the coding sequence ATGTCACGGCGCGTCACCGTGGTGGCGGCCGGCGTGGACCTCGCCCTGCTGGGGCTCTTCACCGTGCTGGGTTCACCCCTGCTCGCCTGGCTCAATGTGCTCAGCATGGCCATCTACGCTGCGGCCTACTGGCTCCTGCTGCGGCGCGCCAACCTGGCCGCGCTGGTGCTCATCTGGCTCGAGGTGACGGGCCACGCTGCGCTCGGCACCTGGCTCATCGGGTGGGACAGCGGCTTTCACTACTACCTGCTGATGTTCATTCCCGCCATCACCGTCAGCGCCGGTCGGCAGCTGCGCCCTGCCCTGCTGCTGCTGGCGCTGTTCCTGTTTTACCTCGGGCTGCACGCCGTGTCGCAGCACTTCGGCGCCCAGGCACCCCTGGGCGCGCGGGGGCTGGCCGTGGTCCACGGTTTCAACGTCGCCGTGGTGTTCTGCATGGCGGCCTACACGGCACGCTTCTACTACGGCACGGTGCGCCGGGCAGAAGAGCAACTGCAGGCGCAGGCCGCGACGGATCCGCTCACGGGGCTGTCCAACCGGCGCAACCTTATCGCGCGGGCGGAGCGCAGCCTTGCGGACGCCCGGCTCACGGGCCGGTCTACCGCACTGGTGATCGCAGACATCGACCATTTCAAGCAGATCAACGACCGTTACGGCCACGATGCAGGCGACCAGATTCTGGTGGCCATCGGGGCATTGCTGCTGCGCGCCAGCCGCGCACACGACGTGGTGGCCCGTTGGGGCGGGGAGGAATTCCTGATCCTGCTGCCGGACACCTCGGCAGAAGCGGCCGAGGCCCTGGCGGAACGCGTGCGCAGCGCGGTGGCCGCACGCTCCATGCACCATGCCGGCGTGGCCATCGATGCCACCCTCTCTCTGGGCGTGACGGCGGTGCAGCCGGGCGAAGCCTTGTCGAGCGCCATTGCGCGCGCCGACCGCGCCCTGTACCGCAGCAAGGACACCGGACGCGACCGCGTGACGCTCGCCGGCGAACTGAGCTGA
- the ubiE gene encoding bifunctional demethylmenaquinone methyltransferase/2-methoxy-6-polyprenyl-1,4-benzoquinol methylase UbiE produces MSSTHFGFQSVDEKDKARHVRGVFDSVASKYDVMNDLMSAGLHRAWKAYTVMVANLREGSQVLDIAGGTGDLSLAFSKKVGASGRVVHTDINEAMLRVGRDRLIDAGVVLPTLVCDAEALPFPDAHFDVVSVAFGLRNMTHKDAAIAEMCRVLKPGGRLLVLEFSKIAKPLEKAYDWYSFKVLPRLGKMVAGDDASYRYLAESIRMHPGQEELKALMQQNGFGHVDYHNMTGGIVALHVGIKC; encoded by the coding sequence ATGAGCTCTACGCATTTCGGTTTCCAGTCGGTCGATGAGAAAGACAAAGCGCGCCACGTGCGCGGCGTGTTCGACTCGGTGGCTTCCAAGTACGACGTCATGAACGACCTGATGTCGGCGGGCCTGCACCGGGCCTGGAAGGCCTACACGGTGATGGTGGCCAACCTGCGCGAGGGCAGCCAGGTGCTGGACATTGCGGGCGGCACGGGCGACCTGTCGTTGGCCTTCTCCAAGAAGGTGGGCGCCAGCGGGCGTGTGGTCCATACCGACATCAACGAGGCCATGCTGCGCGTCGGCCGCGACCGTCTGATCGATGCCGGCGTGGTGCTGCCCACGCTGGTGTGCGATGCCGAGGCCCTGCCGTTCCCCGATGCGCATTTCGATGTGGTGAGCGTGGCCTTCGGGCTGCGCAACATGACGCACAAGGACGCGGCCATCGCCGAGATGTGCCGTGTGCTCAAACCGGGTGGGCGTCTGCTCGTATTGGAGTTTTCCAAGATTGCCAAGCCCCTGGAAAAGGCGTACGACTGGTATTCGTTCAAGGTGCTGCCGCGTCTGGGCAAGATGGTTGCCGGCGACGACGCCAGCTACCGCTACCTGGCCGAGTCGATCCGCATGCATCCGGGCCAGGAAGAGCTCAAAGCCCTCATGCAGCAAAATGGCTTTGGACATGTGGACTATCACAACATGACTGGCGGCATCGTGGCCTTGCATGTTGGAATCAAGTGCTGA
- a CDS encoding DUF971 domain-containing protein, translated as MAGLTAGTPTPQSITVHETSRVLEVAFSDGASFRIPFELMRVYSPSAEVQGHGPGQEVLQTGKRGVTLTGLEPVGHYAVRPAFSDGHDSGIFTWDYLYELGSKESALWAEYLDRLAAAGLDRDAPMPGKGHGSHGHGGCGGH; from the coding sequence ATGGCAGGTTTGACCGCAGGCACGCCCACTCCGCAATCGATCACGGTGCACGAGACTTCCCGCGTGCTGGAGGTCGCATTCTCCGACGGAGCGTCCTTCCGCATCCCGTTCGAGCTGATGCGCGTGTATTCGCCGTCTGCCGAGGTTCAGGGCCATGGTCCGGGGCAGGAGGTGCTGCAGACGGGCAAGCGCGGCGTCACGCTCACCGGCCTGGAGCCCGTGGGCCACTACGCGGTGCGCCCGGCCTTCTCGGATGGCCACGATAGCGGCATCTTCACCTGGGACTACCTCTACGAGCTGGGCAGCAAGGAGTCTGCCCTGTGGGCGGAGTACCTCGACCGCCTGGCGGCCGCCGGCCTGGACCGCGATGCGCCCATGCCGGGCAAGGGCCATGGCAGCCACGGGCATGGCGGCTGCGGCGGCCATTGA
- a CDS encoding FmdB family zinc ribbon protein, giving the protein MPIYAYKCGACGHAKDVLQKISDAPLTDCPACGAPAFSKQLTAPGFHLKGSGWYATDFKNSGSAPKPAAAPAADAPAGGSDSAAAAPTPAAAPASSTPSSTAA; this is encoded by the coding sequence ATGCCTATTTATGCCTATAAGTGCGGCGCCTGTGGCCATGCCAAGGACGTGCTGCAGAAAATTTCCGATGCGCCCCTGACCGATTGCCCGGCCTGCGGCGCACCTGCGTTCTCCAAGCAACTGACGGCCCCCGGCTTCCACCTCAAGGGCTCGGGCTGGTACGCCACCGATTTCAAGAACAGCGGCAGCGCTCCCAAGCCCGCTGCGGCACCGGCGGCCGATGCGCCCGCCGGTGGCAGCGACAGCGCTGCTGCTGCGCCCACGCCCGCTGCCGCGCCAGCGTCCTCCACGCCGTCCAGTACGGCTGCCTGA
- a CDS encoding sodium:solute symporter family protein: MLLTLVIVYLLVTIAIGLVAARRVKNTTDFAIAGRHLPMFMIITTTFATWFGSEIVLGVPAKFIEGGLHNVVEDPFGAGMCLILVGLFFAGKLYRMTLLTISDYYRERYGRIIEVACSLIIMLSYLGWVSAQVTALGLVFNLLSGGAVSIPVGMTIGVVSILAYTLFGGMWSVAVTDFLQMIILVVGLMVLAFFAGDMAGGAGKVLDLAVSRDLFKFWPEPTLHDIVFFFAAAITMMLGSIPQQDVFQRVMSANSMRAATHGTVIGGSAYILFAFVPMFLVVSALIIMPERAQELLAEDPQKVLPTLVMEKMPFVMQVLFFGALLSAIKSCASATLLAPSVTFTENIWRQFRRGSSDRENLLTMRISVLVFSLAVLMYSIKMEGTPIYELVSGAYQVPLVGAFVPLVFGLYWSRASTQGAVCAVILGIGSWLAGLAMPWGAVFPAQLAGVLAAVVGMVAGSLLPQWVQNTRTPHRPAPAGTI, from the coding sequence GTGCTGTTGACGCTGGTCATCGTTTATCTCCTGGTCACCATCGCCATCGGGTTGGTCGCTGCCCGAAGGGTGAAGAACACGACCGACTTCGCCATCGCGGGCCGCCACCTGCCGATGTTCATGATCATCACCACGACCTTCGCGACCTGGTTCGGCTCGGAGATCGTGCTGGGCGTGCCGGCCAAGTTCATCGAAGGCGGACTGCACAACGTGGTGGAAGACCCGTTCGGCGCGGGCATGTGCCTGATCCTGGTGGGCCTGTTCTTCGCCGGCAAGCTCTACCGCATGACCTTGCTGACGATCAGCGACTACTACCGTGAGCGCTACGGCCGCATCATCGAGGTGGCCTGTTCGCTCATCATCATGCTCAGCTATCTGGGCTGGGTATCGGCCCAGGTCACAGCGCTGGGGCTGGTGTTCAACCTCCTGTCCGGCGGCGCCGTCAGCATTCCCGTCGGCATGACCATCGGCGTCGTGTCCATCCTGGCCTATACCCTGTTTGGGGGCATGTGGTCGGTGGCTGTGACCGATTTTCTCCAGATGATCATCCTGGTCGTGGGGCTGATGGTCCTCGCCTTTTTCGCAGGCGACATGGCGGGCGGGGCCGGGAAGGTCCTCGATCTGGCGGTGAGCCGCGATCTGTTCAAATTCTGGCCCGAGCCCACGCTGCACGACATCGTGTTCTTCTTTGCGGCGGCCATCACCATGATGCTGGGCTCCATTCCGCAGCAGGACGTGTTCCAGCGCGTGATGTCGGCCAACTCCATGCGGGCGGCCACGCACGGCACGGTGATCGGTGGCAGCGCCTACATCCTGTTCGCCTTCGTGCCCATGTTCCTGGTGGTCAGCGCACTCATCATCATGCCGGAGCGGGCGCAGGAACTGCTGGCCGAAGACCCGCAGAAGGTGCTGCCCACGCTGGTGATGGAGAAGATGCCGTTCGTCATGCAGGTGCTGTTCTTCGGCGCCCTGCTGTCGGCCATCAAGTCGTGTGCGTCCGCCACGCTGCTGGCGCCGAGCGTGACCTTCACCGAGAACATCTGGCGCCAGTTCCGTCGGGGTTCCAGCGACCGCGAGAACCTGCTGACCATGCGCATCAGCGTGCTGGTCTTCAGCCTGGCGGTGCTGATGTACTCCATCAAGATGGAAGGAACGCCCATCTACGAATTGGTGTCCGGCGCGTACCAGGTGCCCCTGGTGGGTGCGTTCGTGCCGCTGGTGTTCGGCCTGTACTGGAGCCGCGCGAGCACCCAGGGCGCCGTGTGCGCGGTGATCCTGGGCATCGGCTCCTGGCTCGCCGGCCTGGCGATGCCTTGGGGCGCCGTGTTCCCTGCGCAGTTGGCCGGGGTGCTGGCGGCCGTGGTGGGCATGGTCGCAGGCTCGCTGCTGCCGCAGTGGGTGCAGAACACCCGCACACCGCACCGTCCCGCCCCGGCAGGGACGATCTGA
- the ubiB gene encoding ubiquinone biosynthesis regulatory protein kinase UbiB translates to MSHFFRGFTIVWMVLRYGLDELVLTSFQKPWLRLLARIISVGRNLDAPRGRRLREALERLGPIFVKFGQVLSTRRDLMPPDIADELALLQDRVPPFDPAVAVATIERAFRRPLDQIFVSFDRVPVASASIAQVHFAVIRDRQGIEREVAVKVLRPGMLPVIEKDLALMRMMAGWVEGLSADGKRLKPRQVVAEFDNYLHDELDLVREAANAAQLRRNMEGLELVLVPEVFWDFCHPEVMVMQRMKGVPINQIERLRSAGVDIPKLARDGVTIFFTQVFRDGFFHADMHPGNIQVSLEPETFGRYISLDFGIVGTLTEFDKEYLAQNFTAFFRRDYKRVAELHIESGWVPAHTRVNDLESAIRAVCEPYFDRPLKEISLGMVLMRLFQTSRRFHVEIQPQLVLLQKTLLNIEGLGRQLDPELDLWSTAKPFLEKWMLEQLGPQRFLRELREEAPHFAKMVPELPRLLHAYLRDKPQGPNRELHELLAAQKRTNQLLQSLVYGGMGFVLGLLAMQLLIRIRVF, encoded by the coding sequence ATGAGCCACTTCTTCCGTGGCTTCACCATCGTCTGGATGGTGCTGCGCTATGGGCTGGATGAGCTGGTACTGACCAGCTTCCAGAAACCCTGGCTGCGCCTGCTCGCCCGGATCATCTCCGTCGGCCGCAACCTGGATGCCCCGCGGGGCCGGAGGCTGCGCGAAGCGCTGGAGCGGCTGGGGCCGATCTTCGTCAAGTTCGGCCAGGTGCTCTCCACGCGCCGCGATCTGATGCCGCCGGACATCGCCGATGAACTGGCTCTGCTGCAGGACCGGGTGCCCCCGTTCGATCCGGCGGTGGCCGTTGCGACCATCGAACGTGCCTTCCGGCGTCCGCTGGACCAGATCTTCGTGTCGTTCGACCGCGTTCCCGTGGCCAGCGCCTCGATCGCGCAGGTGCACTTCGCCGTCATCCGCGACCGCCAGGGCATCGAGCGCGAAGTGGCCGTGAAAGTGCTGCGTCCGGGCATGCTGCCGGTCATCGAGAAGGACCTGGCCCTCATGCGCATGATGGCGGGCTGGGTCGAAGGCCTGTCGGCGGACGGCAAGCGACTGAAGCCACGGCAGGTGGTGGCCGAGTTCGACAACTACCTGCACGACGAGCTTGATCTGGTGCGCGAGGCTGCGAATGCCGCCCAGCTGCGCCGCAACATGGAAGGCCTCGAACTGGTGCTGGTGCCGGAAGTGTTCTGGGACTTCTGCCACCCCGAGGTCATGGTGATGCAACGCATGAAGGGCGTGCCGATCAACCAGATCGAGCGACTGCGCAGCGCAGGCGTCGACATCCCGAAGCTGGCGCGCGACGGCGTCACCATCTTCTTCACCCAGGTGTTCCGCGACGGCTTCTTCCACGCCGACATGCACCCCGGCAACATCCAGGTCAGCCTGGAGCCGGAAACGTTCGGACGCTACATCTCGCTCGACTTCGGCATCGTGGGCACGCTCACCGAGTTCGACAAGGAATACCTGGCGCAGAACTTCACCGCGTTCTTCCGGCGTGACTACAAGCGTGTGGCCGAGCTTCACATCGAAAGCGGCTGGGTGCCGGCGCACACGCGGGTCAACGACCTGGAGTCCGCCATCCGTGCCGTCTGTGAGCCGTACTTCGACCGCCCGCTCAAGGAAATCTCCCTGGGCATGGTGTTGATGCGCCTTTTCCAGACCTCGCGCCGGTTCCACGTGGAGATCCAGCCGCAGCTGGTGCTCTTGCAGAAGACGCTGCTCAACATTGAGGGCCTGGGCCGCCAGCTCGACCCGGAACTGGATCTCTGGAGCACAGCCAAGCCCTTCCTTGAGAAGTGGATGCTTGAGCAGCTCGGCCCGCAGCGCTTCCTGCGCGAGCTGCGGGAAGAGGCGCCGCACTTCGCCAAGATGGTGCCGGAGCTGCCGCGCCTGCTGCATGCGTACCTGCGTGACAAGCCCCAGGGCCCGAACCGGGAGCTGCACGAGCTCCTGGCGGCCCAGAAACGCACCAACCAGTTGCTGCAGAGCCTGGTCTACGGTGGCATGGGTTTTGTATTGGGTTTGCTGGCAATGCAGCTGCTGATCCGCATCCGGGTCTTCTAG
- a CDS encoding Tim44-like domain-containing protein — translation MMKLWSLVLVALLAVAHTDADARRMGGGKSVGKQSSNVTQREANPPAAPGAPAQNAATNNAAAKPATPAANPAAAAPKKPWGAMLGGLAAGLGLAWLASSLGLGAGFANFLLIALLALAAFAVIGMIMRSRKSAAAGGNASPFAFQGAGAGAGASPVQPQMPRQYSPANVGNDASARPWERNATAFEAARPAGGTSSGVVIGSALAGSQNWGVPDGFDADGFLAAAKRNFTTLQAAWDRSDINTLRSMMTDGMLDEIRTQLSERESHRDASQPNHTDVVMLEAQLLGIEDLGDAYMASVEFSGMIREEPSAGPSPFREVWNMTKPKSGSSGWLVAGVQALQ, via the coding sequence ATGATGAAACTATGGTCCCTGGTCCTCGTCGCGTTGCTCGCGGTGGCCCACACCGACGCCGACGCCCGTCGCATGGGTGGCGGCAAGTCGGTGGGCAAGCAGTCGAGCAACGTCACCCAGCGTGAAGCCAACCCGCCTGCCGCCCCGGGCGCGCCGGCACAGAACGCCGCCACGAACAACGCCGCGGCCAAGCCGGCCACGCCGGCCGCCAACCCCGCAGCCGCTGCGCCCAAGAAGCCCTGGGGCGCCATGCTCGGCGGCCTGGCCGCAGGCCTGGGCCTGGCGTGGCTGGCCAGCTCGCTCGGCCTGGGCGCCGGTTTCGCCAACTTCCTGCTGATCGCGCTGCTGGCCCTGGCCGCCTTTGCGGTCATCGGCATGATCATGCGTTCGCGCAAATCCGCTGCCGCGGGCGGCAACGCGTCGCCCTTCGCGTTCCAGGGTGCGGGTGCGGGCGCAGGCGCATCGCCTGTGCAGCCGCAGATGCCACGCCAGTACAGCCCCGCCAACGTGGGCAACGACGCTTCGGCCCGCCCTTGGGAACGCAATGCCACTGCCTTCGAGGCTGCACGGCCTGCGGGCGGCACCAGCTCGGGCGTGGTGATCGGCTCCGCTCTGGCCGGTTCGCAGAACTGGGGAGTTCCGGATGGCTTCGACGCCGACGGTTTCCTGGCGGCTGCCAAGCGCAACTTCACCACGCTGCAGGCTGCGTGGGACCGCTCGGACATCAACACCCTGCGTTCGATGATGACCGACGGCATGCTGGACGAGATCCGCACCCAGCTCAGCGAGCGCGAGTCGCACCGCGACGCCAGCCAGCCCAACCACACTGACGTGGTCATGCTGGAGGCGCAACTGCTGGGCATCGAGGACCTGGGCGATGCCTACATGGCCAGCGTGGAGTTCTCCGGCATGATCCGCGAAGAGCCTTCGGCAGGCCCGAGCCCGTTCCGCGAGGTGTGGAACATGACCAAGCCCAAGAGCGGCTCCAGCGGCTGGCTGGTGGCAGGCGTGCAGGCCCTGCAGTAA